Part of the Sander lucioperca isolate FBNREF2018 chromosome 1, SLUC_FBN_1.2, whole genome shotgun sequence genome is shown below.
GAGTCATGGCTCAATCACATAATGCCAAAAAAGGACCCTGTCAAAATCGTGAGATGGTATGActttatcatttcatttttctaaTCAAGGTACATGCAGTGTTTTAGGCATAGTAGATTTTCttctacagttttttttttttttttttatatatttcttttattcttCCCACAGCCATGAACACATTGAAATCCTGACAGTGAATGGAGAACTGCTTTTcttcagacagagagaaggaccATTCTACCCAACCCTCAGACTGTTGCATAAATGTAAGATCTTCTAATGTCAACAGCCTTTTGGTTGTGTTTGAGTTTCCTCACACTGATTAGAAATTCTCTTTGGGTTTTATAGATCCTTTCATTCTTCCACACCAGCAAGTAGACAAAGGGGCCATTAAATTTGTCTTAAGTGGAGCCAACATCATGTGCCCCGGGCTGACGTCACCAGGCGCTAAACTCTACCCAGCTGCAGCCGACACAGTAGTTGTATCCTTTTATCCATGATGCAGCGTGTGGGAGCCGTTTGATTTTcacactaaaaataaataacaattataaTTTGCGGCATTGTCCTATGCTAGCATTAAATATTTCTTCCAAATCcacactaaaaaaaaatctcactttGCTTCCACATTTTAAATACAAGTTTTTCTT
Proteins encoded:
- the mcts1 gene encoding malignant T-cell-amplified sequence 1, with protein sequence MFKKFDDKENVSNCIQLKTSVIKGIKNQLLEQFPDIESWLNHIMPKKDPVKIVRCHEHIEILTVNGELLFFRQREGPFYPTLRLLHKYPFILPHQQVDKGAIKFVLSGANIMCPGLTSPGAKLYPAAADTVVAIMAEGKQHALCVGVMKMSADSIGKVNKGIGIENVHYLNDGLWHMKTYK